One region of Eremothecium gossypii ATCC 10895 chromosome II, complete sequence genomic DNA includes:
- the SRB4 gene encoding Srb4p (Syntenic homolog of Saccharomyces cerevisiae YER022W (SRB4)), translated as MEPDDGHNSLNQDNGIPIVLDPNLINLRSRAASATVTTNGTTADSSEDSGSQQSVSSAPIQQNSEEHSLVSNPYETYGRMPLQKLIPLILQMRNASSFSELTEEDLLRDIEREEKGILTTGLDVEGDIEMGDADEESDLKPQEITDDDSNARLKPNNDSAIPQEEFNQMKREVLEHINLALNESSLSLEFISLLLSSVRPSVGVGSMSPFLKRSVPTASLNADKVELPPKNKTETLTLAVINRGWKLRSLEDSKALLKENYAKLQKSLEVEHAHWAMISQHISSTDVVFKMRDRQTGKRSLAVKYGYEDSGSLYKQDRGVAVLRHNMDLNKLELVPISNSKEEVHITANSVERFMRVHIYTKIEEEDDYILSGESSIDDQSLLQPCHDDISRQIARLKFFIFERELMYQLKKEAVSLMPYGVNFENENKVVLESPGERIEFEMVPLDDSALLSTHEPRRVNDKRANIILILLRMLLVVIHKKQLRRGLKPATSKHKYRADGDLLLLRPVLGRIRHRNYLQVVKRVVTECVLNIVPGSSIELLPQRSEPDTLHAREANIASLNKQIGLFDKILRMPRSELRTSLGAKGVIDLTLKSSNYCNAIIQVIYADSAGKTVFDTVFTELKELEEFLHFIVSEYVL; from the coding sequence ATGGAGCCTGACGATGGTCATAACTCATTGAATCAAGATAATGGGATTCCAATCGTGTTAGATCCGAACCTGATTAACCTTCGGTCACGGGCAGCCTCTGCCACCGTTACTACGAATGGTACAACAGCGGACAGCAGTGAGGACAGTGGGTCGCAGCAATCGGTGTCAAGTGCTCCAATTCAACAGAATTCGGAGGAACATTCTCTGGTTAGTAATCCATACGAGACCTATGGCCGTATGCCACTACAGAAACTGATTCCGCTGATCCTGCAGATGCGTAATGCATCAAGCTTCTCTGAGCTGACCGAAGAGGATCTGCTGCGCGATATTGAACGCGAAGAGAAGGGTATCTTGACAACTGGGCTAGATGTAGAAGGTGATATTGAGATGGGAGATGCCGATGAGGAGTCAGACCTCAAGCCGCAAGAAATTACAGATGATGACTCCAATGCGCGCCTGAAACCGAACAACGATAGTGCCATCCCGCAGGAGGAGTTCAATCAAATGAAAAGAGAGGTTTTGGAGCATATCAATTTGGCCTTGAACGAATCTTCTCTATCTCTCGAATTTATCTCGCTTTTGCTTTCCTCGGTGCGGCCCTCTGTCGGCGTAGGGTCTATGTCGCCATTTCTAAAACGGTCTGTCCCTACAGCATCTTTGAACGCAGACAAGGTGGAATTACCACCTAAGAATAAGACGGAAACTCTCACACTTGCAGTTATAAACAGGGGGTGGAAGCTACGGAGCCTAGAGGACTCCAAGGCTCTGCTTAAAGAAAACTACGCGAAACTGCAAAAGTCTCTCGAGGTAGAACATGCTCATTGGGCCATGATATCTCAGCATATTAGCAGCACGGACGTTGTTTTTAAGATGCGCGACCGCCAGACTGGTAAGAGGTCCTTGGCAGTCAAATACGGCTATGAAGATTCAGGCTCATTATACAAGCAGGACCGCGGAGTGGCGGTATTAAGACACAATATGGATCTGAACAAGCTAGAACTCGTACCGATCTCCAACTCTAAGGAGGAGGTCCACATTACTGCTAATTCTGTTGAGCGGTTTATGAGGGTCCACATATACACCAAGATCGAGGAAGAAGATGATTATATCCTGAGCGGCGAAAGCAGTATTGATGACCAATCGTTGCTGCAACCATGCCACGACGATATCAGTAGGCAGATAGCTCGCTTGAAGTTTTTTATATTTGAGCGAGAACTAATGTATCAGTTGAAGAAAGAAGCGGTCAGTCTCATGCCATATGGCGTGAACTTTGAAAATGAAAACAAGGTTGTCTTAGAATCGCCTGGAGAAAGAATTGAGTTTGAGATGGTCCCTCTAGACGATAGTGCTTTGCTTAGTACCCATGAGCCACGCAGGGTTAACGATAAACGGGCCAATATAATCCTGATTCTTCTGCGCATGCTGCTGGTAGTAATCCACAAGAAACAGTTGCGCCGCGGCCTCAAGCCAGCAACTTCCAAGCATAAATATAGAGCTGATGGTGACCTTCTCCTATTAAGACCTGTTTTGGGTAGAATAAGGCATAGAAACTACTTACAGGTGGTTAAAAGAGTTGTTACGGAGTGCGTCTTGAACATTGTTCCTGGTTCGTCCATCGAGCTGCTTCCACAACGAAGCGAGCCCGATACGCTCCATGCTCGTGAGGCGAACATCGCTAGCCTAAACAAACAGATAGGCCTATTTGACAAGATCCTCCGCATGCCACGCAGCGAACTGCGTACCAGCCTCGGCGCAAAAGGCGTCATAGATCTGACCTTGAAGAGCAGCAACTATTGCAATGCGATAATCCAGGTCATTTACGCAGACAGCGCTGGAAAAACGGTTTTTGATACCGTTTTTACAGAACTTAAAGAGCTTGAGGAGTTCCTGCATTTCATTGTTAGCGAATACGTATTGTAA
- the ILM1 gene encoding Ilm1p (Syntenic homolog of Saccharomyces cerevisiae YJR118C (ILM1)), which produces MAVFSHVTVIYARIGFLLTLAFFSVKDVELILNHNFIIILARAMYLPELHIPRHSAQLGMVSVLFFLLAVSDLLPLLENNLAYFDSVVPFRLLAFFVLAGVSYLRESNLYFHNNAVFVYCFCEIIMHFMIYTAIKDDQSVVNTHRLADTTNAEDEASEDELEELVSSTAHSGDATSE; this is translated from the coding sequence ATGGCTGTCTTCTCACATGTTACTGTCATATATGCTAGGATCGGTTTCCTATTGACGCTCGCGTTCTTCAGTGTCAAGGATGTGGAGCTCATATTAAACCACAACTTCATCATCATCCTAGCGAGAGCGATGTATTTGCCAGAATTGCATATTCCACGTCATAGCGCCCAGTTAGGTATGGTTTCTGTCCTGTTTTTCCTGTTAGCAGTGAGCGATCTTCTGCCATTACTAGAAAATAACCTTGCGTACTTCGACTCGGTGGTACCGTTCAGACTACTGGCCTTCTTTGTCTTGGCAGGGGTATCCTACTTGCGTGAGAGTAATCTCTACTTTCACAACAATGCCGTGTTTGTCTACTGCTTCTGTGAGATCATTATGCATTTTATGATATACACTGCTATCAAAGACGACCAGTCGGTAGTGAATACACACCGGCTGGCAGACACAACCAATGCCGAGGATGAGGCTAGTGAGGACGAGTTAGAGGAGCTCGTTAGTAGCACTGCACACAGCGGCGATGCTACTAGCGAGTGA
- the JHD2 gene encoding histone demethylase (Syntenic homolog of Saccharomyces cerevisiae YJR119C (JHD2)) has translation MGKRMLQNVPVLHPTEDEFRDPIGYLSKAAVQRLGHVYGMVKLVPPRGFQPPMTVNDDIFRFHVRLQTLSELGLLNRSRLFFMRQLNNFMMKEGQLQRPLQRLPYAEADGQRVYLYDLFIEVLKFYSGEPAGPGAGIRKRRRGHSETVGVPQLTMRPLDMVLSDTGLWRALGRLFRVQTSSVLSIFTTKISKYYRFLQRQSCSDASSSFIKKLIYQDELPKSLIHDDSSDESESDSDVEDDCVICQKRTTPTRRVVCKTCRNFFHRACVQAPQQDQNEGIWICNNCIVGNGYYGFKEEEHLYNRVEFKSQCAEYDAKHFPEGKPLDNIGLLEDMFWDLVHDVENRATVKYGADIHNEGPGVVTAFPTLEWVPPHITKGTPEYDAFLQYVEHPMNLLNLPMARGSLLPVFGRSISGMTVPWLYIGSTFSTFCWHLEDQYTLSANYQHEGDPKVWYSIPEQSATAFNKLMKNIAPDLFEKQPDLMHQLVTLISPYDEKFEAANIACYKAVQYPGEYIITYPKCYHAGFNTGYNFNEAVNFTLDLWVPYGLSASEDYRLTGKRCVFDMWELMLNVLLQYLERPQTHQEALIRRCHLELQNIFHSEMKYIQLLKGITHREDVLVGSRKLACTSASGQEHILKHEPTKSQPPSVRPDSSVYDDDPEQNECEIFCTKCNTICPFAFVVHYHRGYSRKRRRHHEMSPSKWNRLASKGSVSILCLVDYVSLLESIDSEDGSLGSSTSEESTCHKFEDDELFYIRRPNDINRILQITEKKLDSCL, from the coding sequence ATGGGAAAACGTATGCTACAGAACGTACCTGTGCTGCATCCGACAGAAGACGAGTTCAGGGACCCCATCGGGTATCTTTCGAAGGCGGCAGTGCAGCGGCTGGGACATGTGTATGGGATGGTTAAGCTGGTACCGCCGCGCGGGTTCCAGCCACCCATGACAGTGAATGACGATATATTTCGCTTTCATGTGCGATTACAGACGCTGAGCGAGCTGGGCCTGCTTAACCGGTCGAGGCTGTTCTTCATGCGACAGCTCAACAACTTCATGATGAAGGAAgggcagctgcagcggccgctgcagcggTTGCCATATGCCGAGGCCGATGGCCAGCGGGTGTACCTATACGACCTTTTCATCGAGGTGTTGAAGTTTTACAGCGGGGAACCGGCGGGGCCGGGTGCCGGCATCCGGAAACGCCGACGGGGACACTCCGAAACAGTGGGTGTGCCTCAACTTACTATGCGACCGCTAGATATGGTACTGTCCGATACAGGACTGTGGAGGGCGCTAGGAAGGCTGTTCCGTGTTCAGACAAGTTCAGTGTTATCTATCTTCACTACCAAGATCTCCAAGTACTACCGCTTTCTCCAGAGACAAAGTTGCTCTGATGCAAGCAGCTCTTTCATTAAGAAACTAATATATCAGGATGAGCTCCCGAAATCACTAATCCATGACGACTCGTCAGACGAATCTGAGTCTGATTCCGATGTAGAGGACGATTGTGTTATATGCCAGAAGAGGACTACGCCGACCCGACGGGTGGTCTGCAAAACCTGTCGTAACTTCTTTCACAGGGCGTGTGTTCAGGCTCCGCAACAGGATCAAAATGAGGGGATATGGATATGCAACAACTGCATTGTGGGAAACGGTTATTATGGATTtaaagaagaagaacatCTTTATAACAGGGTAGAATTTAAATCGCAATGTGCAGAATACGATGCGAAGCATTTTCCTGAGGGAAAGCCACTCGATAACATCGGCCTTTTGGAAGATATGTTCTGGGATCTTGTGCACGATGTCGAGAATCGGGCGACCGTGAAGTACGGTGCTGATATCCATAACGAAGGTCCTGGAGTTGTCACAGCGTTTCCGACGCTGGAATGGGTGCCCCCTCATATTACGAAGGGGACACCAGAGTATGACGCCTTCTTACAGTACGTAGAGCATCCGATGAACCTCCTAAACCTCCCCATGGCCAGAGGATCACTACTCCCTGTTTTTGGCCGCTCAATTTCCGGAATGACAGTACCATGGCTATATATTGGGTCTACATTTTCAACTTTCTGCTGGCATTTGGAAGATCAGTATACCCTCAGTGCCAACTATCAACATGAGGGCGACCCCAAAGTATGGTATAGTATCCCAGAACAATCTGCCACGGCTTTCAATAAGCTGATGAAGAATATTGCACCCGACCTTTTTGAGAAGCAGCCCGACCTGATGCATCAGCTAGTCACTCTCATTTCGCCTTACGATGAGAAGTTTGAGGCAGCAAATATCGCCTGCTACAAGGCTGTACAATACCCTGGCGAATACATCATCACTTATCCAAAATGCTATCATGCGGGATTTAATACTGGCTATAACTTCAACGAGGCAGTCAATTTTACGCTAGACCTCTGGGTCCCTTATGGGCTATCTGCTAGTGAGGACTACAGGCTTACAGGTAAACGCTGCGTATTCGATATGTGGGAGCTAATGCTTAATGTCTTGCTTCAATACTTGGAGCGCCCACAGACTCACCAAGAGGCACTCATCCGTCGTTGTCATTTGGAACTGCAGAATATCTTTCATTCCGAAATGAAATATATCCAGTTGCTGAAAGGCATCACACATCGCGAAGACGTACTAGTCGGCTCTCGGAAACTCGCATGCACTTCAGCTTCCGGCCAAGAACATATCTTGAAACACGAACCTACAAAAAGCCAGCCGCCATCTGTCCGCCCGGACTCTAGCGTCTACGACGACGATCCGGAGCAAAACGAATGCGAGATCTTCTGCACAAAATGTAACACAATTTGTCCATTTGCGTTTGTTGTGCACTATCATCGAGGCTATTCTCGTAAGCGCCGCAGGCACCATGAGATGAGCCCTTCAAAATGGAACCGCCTAGCCTCCAAAGGCTCCGTCTCTATCTTGTGCTTGGTCGACTACGTAAGCCTGCTTGAAAGCATCGATTCGGAGGACGGATCACTTGGCAGCTCAACTTCCGAAGAAAGTACCTGCCATAAGTTCGAGGACGATGAATTGTTCTACATCAGGCGACCAAATGATATTAATCGCATCTTGCAAATAACGGAGAAGAAGTTAGATAGTTGCTTGTAA
- the PRO3 gene encoding pyrroline-5-carboxylate reductase (Syntenic homolog of Saccharomyces cerevisiae YER023W (PRO3)) encodes MGYTLTILGCGVMGQAVLSAIYNAPKADDESRAMYPSRIITCNNNAQSAKQVTELVRGFGTSPNGIEVESTSGDNAKAVAEARVVVLGTKPYLVEEVLQDVRTQVADKLLISLAAGWTLDQLVDYTARVARVMTNTPAKYGYGAAAVSHSPDVTADERALVSRLVGHLGLCVELPEKNMDAATALIGSGPAFALLMLESMMEAGVKLGIPLDVSRRCAAKVLEGTARMAEETGSHPAALKHQVCTPGGTTIAGLCVMEDSGVRSGIVKGIEEAANVAARLGRK; translated from the coding sequence ATGGGCTACACTCTTACGATTTTGGGTTGCGGTGTGATGGGCCAGGCGGTGCTCTCCGCAATCTACAACGCGCCAAAGGCTGATGATGAGTCACGTGCGATGTACCCAAGCCGGATCATTACATGCAACAACAACGCGCAGTCGGCCAAGCAGGTCACAGAGCTTGTGCGTGGCTTCGGGACCTCGCCCAATGGCATTGAGGTAGAGTCGACATCAGGCGACAATGCGAAGGCCGTGGCGGAGGCACGTGTGGTGGTGCTTGGGACAAAGCCATACCTCGTGGAGGAGGTACTGCAAGACGTGCGCACCCAAGTGGCTGACAAGCTGCTCATATCGCTGGCCGCGGGATGGACCCTGGACCAGCTGGTGGATTACACTGCACGCGTTGCGCGTGTCATGACCAACACGCCTGCGAAGTACGGGTACGGCGCCGCAGCGGTGTCGCACTCGCCAGACGTCACCGCTGACGAGCGGGCGCTGGTCTCGCGGCTGGTCGGCCACTTGGGCCTTTGCGTGGAATTGCCGGAGAAGAACATGGATGCTGCGACTGCGCTGATTGGCTCTGGCCCAGCCTTTGCTCTGCTCATGCTTGAGTCGATGATGGAAGCCGGCGTCAAGCTAGGTATTCCCCTTGACGTGtcgcggcgctgcgccgccaAAGTGCTTGAGGGGACCGCGCGCATGGCCGAAGAGACGGGCTCTCATCCTGCTGCGCTAAAGCACCAGGTGTGCACTCCTGGCGGCACCACCATCGCAGGTTTATGCGTTATGGAGGACAGCGGCGTGCGTTCCGGTATAGTCAAAGGTATTGAGGAGGCTGCGAATGTCGCTGCCCGCCTAGGCCGCAAGTAG
- the ATP2 gene encoding F1F0 ATP synthase subunit beta (Syntenic homolog of Saccharomyces cerevisiae YJR121W (ATP2)), with the protein MVLPRVYAASSRAALQAARRAAPFHGARCLATAAASEGKVRAVIGAVVDVQFEQGNLPAILNALEINTADGKLVLEVAQHLGENTVRTIAMDGTEGLVRGERVVDTGAPISIPVGRETLGRILNVVGDPIDERGPINSKTRMPIHADPPAYVEQSTEAEVLETGIKVVDLLAPYARGGKIGLFGGAGVGKTVFIQELINNIAKAHGGFSVFTGVGERTREGNDLYREMRETGVINLEGESKVALVFGQMNEPPGARARVALTGLTIAEYFRDEEGQDVLLFIDNIFRFTQAGSEVSALLGRIPSAVGYQPTLATDMGLLQERITTTKKGSVTSVQAVYVPADDLTDPAPATTFAHLDATTVLSRGISELGIYPAVDPLDSKSRLLDASVVGQEHYDVATKVQQTLQAYKSLQDIIAILGMDELSEQDKLTVERARKIQRFLSQPFAVAEVFTGIPGRLVRLKDTIASFKAVLEGKYDHLPENAFYMVGGIEDVVAKAEKLAAEAN; encoded by the coding sequence ATGGTGTTGCCTAGAGTATACGCAGCTTCTTCGCGCGCAGCTTTGCAAGCTGCCAGACGTGCGGCTCCGTTCCACGGTGCTAGATGCCTTGCAACGGCTGCAGCTTCCGAGGGTAAGGTGAGAGCTGTCATTGGTGCCGTTGTGGACGTTCAGTTTGAGCAGGGCAACTTGCCAGCCATTTTGAACGCCTTGGAGATCAACACTGCCGACGGCAAGCTAGTGTTGGAGGTGGCCCAGCACTTGGGTGAGAACACCGTCAGAACCATTGCTATGGACGGTACCGAGGGTTTGGTCCGTGGCGAGCGTGTTGTCGACACCGGTGCTCCGATCTCGATTCCTGTCGGCAGAGAGACTCTTGGCAGAATCTTGAACGTTGTGGGTGACCCAATCGACGAGCGTGGTCCTATCAACTCCAAGACCCGGATGCCAATCCACGCAGACCCTCCAGCCTACGTGGAGCAGTCTACCGAGGCAGAGGTCTTGGAGACTGGTATCAAGGTCGTCGACCTGTTGGCCCCATACGCCAGAGGTGGTAAGATTGGTTTGTTCGGTGGTGCTGGTGTCGGTAAGACCGTGTTCATCCAGGAGCTGATCAACAACATCGCTAAGGCTCACGGTGGTTTCTCTGTTTTCACTGGTGTCGGTGAGAGAACCAGAGAGGGTAACGACTTGTACCGTGAAATGAGAGAGACTGGTGTCATCAACTTGGAGGGTGAGTCCAAGGTGGCCTTGGTCTTCGGTCAGATGAACGAGCCTCCAGGAGCCAGAGCCAGAGTTGCTCTAACCGGTTTGACCATTGCCGAGTACTTCAGAGACGAGGAGGGTCAGGATGTGTTGCTGTTCATTGACAACATTTTCAGATTCACCCAAGCCGGTTCCGAAGTGTCCGCTTTGCTAGGTAGAATTCCATCTGCCGTCGGTTACCAACCTACTTTGGCCACCGATATGGGTTTGTTGCAGGAGAGAATTACCACCACCAAGAAGGGTTCCGTCACCTCTGTCCAGGCCGTCTACGTGCCAGCAGATGACTTGACTGACCCTGCTCCAGCCACCACTTTCGCCCACTTGGACGCCACCACCGTCTTGTCCAGAGGTATCTCCGAGTTGGGTATCTACCCAGCCGTCGACCCATTGGACTCCAAGTCCAGACTTTTGGACGCTTCTGTTGTCGGCCAAGAGCACTACGACGTTGCGACTAAAGTCCAGCAAACCTTGCAGGCATACAAGTCCTTGCAAGATATTATTGCCATTTTGGGTATGGACGAGCTGTCTGAGCAGGACAAGCTAACTGTCGAGAGAGCTAGAAAGATTCAGAGATTCTTGTCTCAGCCTTTCGCTGTTGCCGAGGTCTTCACTGGTATCCCAGGTAGATTGGTGAGATTGAAGGACACCATCGCATCCTTCAAGGCTGTCTTGGAGGGTAAGTACGACCACTTGCCAGAGAATGCTTTCTACATGGTTGGCGGTATCGAGGACGTTGTCGCTAAGGCTGAAAAGTTGGCTGCTGAGGCCAACTAA
- the IBA57 gene encoding Iba57p (Syntenic homolog of Saccharomyces cerevisiae YJR122W (IBA57)) encodes MRFNSSIIVRRLTKVTTSNSAHEAPQFLSCRLPGKAFISVRGPDAVKFLNGLITAKLAPEVVKKSLTTVNPDVREVERHPSISGFDLRRGNWGIYKEGTRARGPYISRFGTYSAFLNSKGKVLTDTVVYPAPLGLPDGAAAKYPEYLLQCDAIFVEPLEHLLQRHKLLQRVKIARRDDLSVWHVAIDMDAYPEWEQSFSWRSEFWKPMVSLHNQDDALRFARWFIAQFFAGAEGRLVGAYYDTRNVDPTKKSNIFYMVTTGDVDDIATLFSPQMVSSKTTAVSVPYTEVRRARLRRGVLEGVSELRSEAVLPLEVNFDLYEDAVSFDKGCYVGQELTARTHATGVLRKRCAPVIVSNSASLDTLATSSRLDLYTDYVIPAASTSPSPTNSPFASQNPRPRKKQPIGKLLCVDGTDGVALVKLIYIERSRSCGSIECYVTHPETGERVPIYIDLQNRPIHLPE; translated from the coding sequence ATGCGGTTTAATAGCAGCATCATTGTACGGCGGCTTACGAAGGTTACGACCTCGAACTCCGCACATGAAGCCCCACAATTTTTGTCCTGTCGACTCCCCGGTAAAGCGTTCATCAGCGTGCGAGGGCCAGATGCCGTGAAGTTTCTCAATGGACTTATTACTGCGAAGCTTGCCCCAGAGGTCGTCAAGAAAAGTCTTACTACTGTTAACCCCGATGTGCGGGAAGTTGAACGGCATCCGTCGATCAGCGGTTTTGATTTGCGTCGTGGGAACTGGGGCATCTACAAGGAGGGAACTCGAGCCCGTGGTCCCTACATCTCCCGCTTCGGGACATACAGTGCATTCTTAAACAGCAAGGGTAAGGTTCTCACGGACACGGTGGTATATCCCGCACCGCTTGGTCTTCCGGATGGCGCAGCCGCGAAATACCCGGAGTATTTGCTTCAGTGCGATGCCATATTTGTTGAGCCCCTGGAGCACCTTCTCCAGCGCCACAAACTTCTACAAAGAGTAAAGATAGCGCGTAGGGATGATCTAAGCGTATGGCATGTTGCGATTGATATGGATGCGTATCCAGAGTGGGAGCAGTCATTTAGCTGGCGCTCCGAATTCTGGAAACCGATGGTCTCCTTGCACAACCAGGACGACGCGCTCAGGTTTGCCCGGTGGTTTATTGCCCAGTTCTTTGCCGGCGCTGAGGGCCGCCTTGTCGGCGCATACTATGACACCCGCAATGTGGACCCAACCAAGAAGTCCAACATATTCTACATGGTGACCACTGGCGATGTTGATGACATCGCCACCCTGTTCAGCCCACAGATGGTCAGTTCGAAGACCACTGCGGTTTCGGTTCCTTACACGGAGGTCCGGCgtgcgcggctgcggcgtgGCGTCCTGGAAGGCGTCTCAGAGCTCAGGTCCGAGGCCGTTCTCCCGCTGGAGGTGAACTTCGACCTATATGAGGACGCCGTGAGCTTCGACAAGGGCTGCTATGTGGGCCAGGAGCTCACAGCCCGCACTCATGCTACAGGCGTGTTGCGTAAGCGCTGTGCGCCTGTGATTGTCTCAAACTCTGCTTCCTTGGATACCCTTGCTACGTCTTCTCGGCTGGATCTGTATACGGACTACGTGATCCCGGCTGCTTCCACCAGCCCCAGTCCTACAAACAGCCCCTTTGCATCTCAGAATCCAAGACCACGCAAGAAGCAACCTATTGGCAAACTTCTTTGCGTTGATGGTACTGACGGCGTCGCACTTGTCAAGCTCATCTACATAGAGCGCTCTCGCAGTTGCGGCAGCATTGAGTGCTACGTTACCCACCCAGAAACCGGCGAGAGGGTTCCCATCTACATAGATTTACAGAATCGTCCGATACATCTACCGGAGTAG
- the RPS5 gene encoding 40S ribosomal protein uS7 (Syntenic homolog of Saccharomyces cerevisiae YJR123W (RPS5)) produces MSDHEAPVEVQEDFEVVQEFVPTKLATAIPEEVQLAQQEIKLFNKWSFEEIEVKDPSLVDYIQVRQPIFVSHTAGRYANKRFRKAQCPIIERLTNSLMMNGRNNGKKLKAVRIIKHTLEIINVLTDQNPLQVVVDAIINSGPREDTTRVGGGGAARRQAVDVSPLRRVNQAIALLTIGAREASFRNIKTIAETLAEELINAAKGSSTSYAIKKKDELERVAKSNR; encoded by the coding sequence ATGTCTGACCACGAAGCTCCAGTCGAAGTTCAAGAAGACTTTGAAGTCGTTCAAGAGTTCGTCCCAACCAAGTTGGCTACCGCTATCCCAGAGGAGGTTCAGCTAGCTCAGCAGGAGATTAAGCTATTCAACAAGTGGTCCTTCGAGGAGATCGAGGTCAAGGACCCATCTCTAGTGGACTACATCCAGGTCAGACAGCCAATCTTCGTCTCTCACACCGCTGGCAGATACGCCAACAAGAGATTCAGAAAGGCTCAATGTCCTATCATCGAGAGATTGACCAACTCGTTGATGATGAACGGCAGAAACAACGGTAAGAAGTTGAAGGCTGTCAGAATCATCAAGCACACTTTGGAGATCATCAACGTTTTGACCGACCAGAACCCATTGCAGGTTGTCGTCGACGCCATCATCAACTCTGGCCCAAGAGAAGACACCACCAGAGTCGGTGGCGGTGGTGCTGCTAGAAGACAGGCTGTTGATGTCTCTCCTTTGAGAAGAGTCAACCAGGCCATTGCCTTGTTGACCATCGGTGCCAGAGAGGCTTCCTTCAGAAACATCAAGACCATTGCTGAGACCTTGGCTGAGGAGCTAATCAACGCCGCTAAGGGTTCCTCCACCTCCTACGCCatcaagaagaaggacgAGTTGGAGAGAGTTGCCAAGTCCAACCGTTAA